A part of Elusimicrobiota bacterium genomic DNA contains:
- a CDS encoding helix-turn-helix domain-containing protein, protein MKKTLISERIRELRKQKGLTQKQLAQKVNVVPKYIAHIESGFSSPSKKLLEIISKFFNVPLSYFLEEHISIDKGNIIALPIIKKIKPGEPIILKENIKGYISLPKEIAQDGTFVWQVNDDSNIDAGIKKGDSIIVRQQPTIKKDDFALALKPHETEPHIIVPNGTNSKKIQNAFIIQEKSTAYEQKIIILGKIIGRFGGL, encoded by the coding sequence ATGAAAAAAACTTTAATCAGTGAAAGGATTCGTGAATTACGAAAGCAGAAAGGTCTAACGCAAAAACAACTTGCTCAAAAAGTTAATGTTGTACCTAAATATATCGCCCATATCGAATCCGGATTTAGTTCTCCTTCTAAAAAGCTATTAGAAATAATTTCCAAATTTTTCAATGTACCTCTTTCATACTTTTTAGAAGAACATATCTCAATCGACAAAGGAAATATTATAGCGCTTCCTATAATCAAAAAAATTAAACCTGGTGAACCAATAATATTAAAAGAAAATATCAAGGGCTATATATCATTACCTAAAGAAATCGCACAGGACGGCACATTCGTTTGGCAAGTCAACGATGATTCAAATATTGATGCAGGAATTAAAAAAGGGGATTCTATTATCGTCCGTCAGCAACCGACAATAAAAAAAGATGATTTTGCGCTGGCTTTAAAACCTCATGAAACTGAACCTCATATAATTGTTCCAAACGGTACAAATTCAAAAAAAATACAAAATGCCTTTATTATTCAAGAAAAAAGTACAGCATATGAACAAAAGATTATAATTTTAGGAAAAATTATTGGAAGATTTGGGGGTTTATAA
- a CDS encoding helix-turn-helix domain-containing protein codes for MEHKLEEEKIYTEHYKKCERYAIPEGLPLRKAWAEFEKQYLMKALENNNWHKINTAKELGIHRNSLTYRIKILNLHQLIKKAKQGFSSKKRWVKQ; via the coding sequence ATGGAACATAAATTAGAAGAAGAAAAAATATACACAGAGCATTATAAAAAGTGTGAAAGATATGCAATTCCCGAAGGATTGCCATTAAGAAAAGCCTGGGCTGAATTTGAGAAACAGTATTTAATGAAAGCATTAGAGAATAATAATTGGCATAAAATAAATACAGCAAAAGAATTAGGCATTCATAGAAATTCTTTAACATATAGAATTAAGATATTAAATTTACATCAGTTAATTAAAAAAGCAAAACAAGGGTTTTCTTCTAAAAAGAGGTGGGTAAAACAATAA
- a CDS encoding recombinase family protein: MKTTAIYVRVSTVGQELNNQIRDLTAYSLKNKWRIYNTYSDVVTGKETREDKRPGFNKLFKDAHKNLFDVVLFWDLSRFSRAGTLYTLQKLQELKNIGIDWVSYQESYFSSLGQFSDVVISIMSTLAKIEREKISERTKSGMRRAIAEGKKIGRPRYSDKIRKEAKRLLKSGVGIRKTSRILKVSPTFIAAL; encoded by the coding sequence ATGAAAACAACAGCAATTTACGTCAGAGTTTCTACGGTGGGTCAAGAGTTAAATAATCAAATCAGGGATTTAACCGCCTATTCTCTTAAAAATAAATGGAGAATTTATAACACCTATTCAGATGTTGTAACCGGAAAAGAAACCCGCGAAGACAAAAGACCAGGTTTTAATAAACTCTTTAAAGATGCCCATAAAAATCTGTTTGATGTGGTTCTCTTTTGGGACTTGTCTCGTTTTTCAAGAGCCGGTACATTATATACATTACAGAAATTACAAGAATTAAAAAACATAGGTATTGACTGGGTGTCATATCAAGAATCTTATTTTTCCTCATTAGGACAATTCAGCGACGTAGTAATATCAATAATGTCAACTTTGGCTAAAATAGAACGAGAAAAAATATCCGAACGAACAAAATCCGGCATGAGGCGAGCAATCGCCGAAGGCAAAAAAATTGGCAGACCAAGATATTCGGATAAAATCCGAAAAGAAGCAAAACGGTTATTAAAGAGCGGTGTTGGAATACGAAAAACGTCCAGAATCCTTAAGGTCAGCCCAACATTCATAGCTGCTTTATAG
- a CDS encoding tetratricopeptide repeat protein → MKKILIIVLISLVILLICGFYKYNKYRNFVYWGNRGLKETNATKQIECFTNAIRRWQNSDGYNNKAVAYYNLGNGYFAQGEYEKAIVFYGKTIELNPGLTAAYYNRGLAYTKKGDYARSIIDYNKTIELNPKHVGAYYNRGLFYFEKSDYKKAMSNFIKAQEINSKLWNVLIGIAFVNMKQTNFVKAKYYFKQAKELQSLLNNTSGLFELEKRGYFYTSKQKDTIKDLRYLKD, encoded by the coding sequence ATGAAAAAAATACTTATAATAGTTTTGATATCTTTAGTCATTTTGTTAATATGTGGTTTTTATAAATATAATAAATATAGGAATTTTGTATATTGGGGCAATAGAGGTCTTAAAGAAACTAATGCTACAAAACAGATTGAGTGTTTTACTAACGCAATAAGAAGATGGCAGAATTCAGATGGCTATAATAATAAGGCGGTAGCCTATTATAACTTAGGTAATGGTTATTTTGCACAAGGGGAATATGAGAAAGCAATTGTTTTCTATGGCAAAACGATAGAGCTTAATCCTGGGCTTACTGCTGCCTATTATAACAGAGGACTTGCATATACCAAGAAAGGTGACTACGCCAGATCTATTATAGACTATAATAAAACGATAGAGCTTAATCCAAAACATGTAGGAGCATATTATAATAGAGGACTTTTTTATTTTGAGAAAAGTGATTATAAAAAAGCAATGTCGAATTTCATAAAGGCACAAGAAATAAATTCTAAATTATGGAATGTATTAATAGGAATAGCTTTTGTAAATATGAAGCAAACTAACTTCGTTAAAGCAAAATATTATTTTAAACAAGCAAAGGAATTGCAGTCATTATTAAATAACACCTCAGGATTATTTGAATTAGAAAAAAGAGGATATTTTTATACCAGTAAACAAAAAGATACAATCAAGGATTTGCGGTATTTAAAAGATTAA